In Longimicrobiaceae bacterium, the sequence TCCGGTTCGCCAGACTCGAGGCGCCGTTGCCCCGCACGGGAGAAGGCCTCCTGGATCGCCATCTCCATGACCGGGGGGACGGGGCCGCCGGTATACGCCGGGAGCGCGGCGACCTCGCGCGCGGATAGGCCCTCGACCCAGGCGTCGTTTCCGCGCTCGCGCAAGTCGATCATCTCCAGCGGCACGAGCACGTGGCGGTCGTCGCGCAGCCGGTAGAGATCCTCGTGCACGTCGACGTCCACGTAGCGCACCTTGAGCGCGGTGGGATCGACCAGGAGCTGCGAGATCACTCCCACCCGCTCCCCGTCGGCTCCGAAGACATTCCAGCCCTTCAGGTTCGGCGCGCCCTTCTCCAGCTTGAACTCCTTCGCGTCGGAGAGCGGTACGACCCGGCTTTCACCCGCCGGGGCACGCCAATCGTGCGCATCGGCGTCGTACACCGCCGGGAAGGCGCGCGCCAGCTCGCTGACCATCTGGCCGTCGAGCGGTCGCGAAGGATCGTAAGGGGGCAGCGAGCTCAGCCCGCCCCGCGCCCAGGAGTCGAGCAGCAGCCGCCGCTCCCCCCATTCCAGCCGCTCCTGGGGGATGAGCACATGCTTGCGCGGAAAGCCGAACTCCACATCCACAAAGCGGACCCTGCCGGTCGCGTCGATCAACAGGTCGGCTACCGTCCCGGCCTTCTCC encodes:
- a CDS encoding PRC-barrel domain-containing protein; translation: MNEGSAGLPEIFRTREFVGWDVVDSSGEKAGTVADLLIDATGRVRFVDVEFGFPRKHVLIPQERLEWGERRLLLDSWARGGLSSLPPYDPSRPLDGQMVSELARAFPAVYDADAHDWRAPAGESRVVPLSDAKEFKLEKGAPNLKGWNVFGADGERVGVISQLLVDPTALKVRYVDVDVHEDLYRLRDDRHVLVPLEMIDLRERGNDAWVEGLSAREVAALPAYTGGPVPPVMEMAIQEAFSRAGQRRLESGEPDRISPSSE